One window from the genome of Phycisphaerales bacterium encodes:
- a CDS encoding type II secretion system F family protein, which produces MPQYRYQARHSSGQMQAGVLNAESAAAAAMILRSQGHHVLQLVPIQTASMQMGESIKRILNYSSGPTQRDVLDFTTQLAVMIRAGISLRLALDGISEQITNPKFKRVMMHIKQEIESGKQFSEAISAYPKLFNPLYVNMVKASEMSGAFAKMLDRIAGFLTQQLETRKMVIGASIYPGVIAGMATFVTIFLLTFVLPRFAGVFEGKEDILPWPTKFLMDLSAWMVNYWWTLGFGGVGAIVGFIFFSKTDMGRFWIDRGKLGVPLFSRMFRALYVSRSLNTMGELLNAGVPMLDTLLITGDISGNVLFKRMWRNVYSAVRQGKKINSQLSRSNLLPKSVVQMVAAGEESGRLGEVLQEISEYYSKVLRDAIKSVTGMIEPIMIILMGGVVGFIAMAIILPIFKMSSVVSGH; this is translated from the coding sequence ATGCCTCAGTATCGCTATCAAGCACGACACAGCTCTGGTCAGATGCAAGCCGGCGTTCTTAACGCCGAAAGCGCAGCTGCTGCAGCTATGATTTTGCGTAGCCAGGGGCACCATGTTCTTCAGTTGGTTCCAATTCAAACAGCAAGCATGCAAATGGGCGAGTCTATTAAGAGAATCCTTAATTACTCTTCAGGTCCAACACAGCGTGACGTGCTCGACTTCACAACACAGTTAGCGGTGATGATTCGAGCAGGCATTAGTTTGCGTCTCGCACTTGATGGTATTTCGGAACAGATTACAAACCCGAAATTCAAGCGCGTTATGATGCACATCAAGCAAGAGATTGAATCTGGCAAACAGTTTTCCGAAGCTATTTCAGCTTATCCAAAGCTCTTTAATCCTCTGTATGTAAACATGGTCAAGGCTTCTGAGATGTCAGGTGCCTTTGCCAAGATGCTTGATCGCATCGCTGGTTTCCTGACACAACAGCTCGAGACGCGCAAAATGGTCATTGGTGCAAGCATCTACCCAGGTGTTATTGCTGGTATGGCTACGTTTGTCACAATCTTCTTGCTTACGTTTGTGTTGCCTAGATTTGCTGGTGTATTTGAGGGCAAAGAAGACATCCTTCCCTGGCCCACGAAGTTCCTGATGGATCTTTCGGCTTGGATGGTCAATTATTGGTGGACACTCGGCTTTGGTGGCGTAGGCGCGATCGTTGGTTTTATCTTCTTCTCGAAGACTGATATGGGCCGTTTCTGGATTGATCGTGGCAAGCTCGGGGTTCCACTATTCAGCCGTATGTTTCGAGCGTTGTATGTGAGCCGTTCGCTGAACACGATGGGCGAACTTCTTAATGCAGGCGTACCAATGCTGGATACGTTGTTGATTACAGGCGATATTTCCGGCAATGTACTCTTCAAGCGTATGTGGCGAAATGTGTATTCGGCAGTACGTCAAGGTAAGAAGATTAACTCGCAGTTGAGCCGATCAAATCTGCTGCCCAAGTCAGTCGTCCAGATGGTCGCGGCTGGTGAAGAGTCAGGGCGACTCGGGGAAGTTCTGCAAGAAATTTCCGAGTACTACTCCAAAGTACTGCGAGATGCGATCAAGTCTGTTACTGGCATGATCGAACCCATCATGATCATTCTTATGGGTGGTGTTGTTGGCTTTATTGCCATGGCGATCATCCTGCCAATCTTCAAGATGAGCTCGGTTGTTTCAGGTCACTAG
- a CDS encoding PilT/PilU family type 4a pilus ATPase: MRLSEILTVAIEAQASDIHLIAEHPPMMRVNTVMTPMDYPLLTMEVLREFLGQITTDLQREALESLMDVDFSYEIPDLARFRVNVHKQRGQIGLAMRAIKTAVPPMRDLNLPEVISRLTYLPRGLVLVTGDTGSGKSTTLASMIQSMNERYRKHIITLEDPVEYSFVSDKCLIEQRELMHDMPSFSSGLKHALRQDPDIILVGEMRDLETTALAISAAETGHLVLSTLHTVNASQTVERVIDMYPGGQQNQIRSMLANTLQAVVSQSLFSRIDRPGMVPAVEVLLCTPAVRNIIREARTFEIPNVIDTNRQIGMVSLDNSIAELYFNGLISREDAIAQAAFPDKLERQLAA; the protein is encoded by the coding sequence ATGCGCCTGTCTGAGATTCTTACTGTCGCGATTGAGGCCCAAGCGTCGGATATTCACTTAATTGCCGAGCATCCACCCATGATGCGCGTCAATACCGTGATGACGCCAATGGACTATCCACTTCTTACCATGGAAGTCCTTCGGGAATTCCTTGGTCAGATTACAACAGACTTGCAGCGTGAAGCGCTTGAGTCTCTGATGGATGTGGATTTCTCTTATGAAATTCCCGACCTGGCGCGCTTTCGTGTAAACGTTCATAAGCAACGAGGTCAGATTGGCCTGGCAATGCGTGCCATTAAGACGGCCGTGCCTCCGATGCGTGATCTCAATCTGCCTGAAGTCATAAGCCGTTTGACATACCTGCCACGTGGTCTGGTTCTTGTTACCGGCGACACTGGTTCGGGCAAGTCGACCACTTTGGCATCGATGATTCAATCGATGAATGAGCGCTATCGTAAACACATTATCACGCTTGAGGATCCAGTTGAGTACAGCTTTGTATCTGACAAATGCCTTATTGAACAGCGTGAGCTTATGCATGATATGCCCAGTTTCTCATCTGGCCTCAAGCATGCACTGCGTCAGGATCCAGACATTATTCTCGTTGGTGAGATGCGTGACCTTGAAACCACGGCACTTGCAATAAGTGCTGCAGAAACCGGTCACCTGGTCTTGTCTACTTTGCATACTGTGAATGCGTCACAGACTGTTGAGCGTGTGATCGACATGTACCCAGGAGGTCAGCAGAATCAGATTCGTTCAATGCTCGCAAACACACTGCAAGCAGTGGTTTCACAGTCGTTGTTCAGTCGGATTGATCGTCCAGGCATGGTGCCTGCGGTTGAAGTATTGCTCTGTACGCCTGCTGTGCGCAACATCATTCGTGAGGCAAGAACATTCGAGATTCCAAATGTCATCGATACCAATCGTCAGATTGGCATGGTGAGTTTGGATAACTCAATTGCTGAACTTTACTTCAATGGCCTTATCAGTCGCGAAGATGCGATTGCTCAGGCAGCCTTCCCCGATAAGCTCGAACGTCAGTTGGCGGCCTAA
- a CDS encoding PQQ-binding-like beta-propeller repeat protein produces the protein MTYHWPPISKPIWIMLAIFIIAKPGHGQENPVYVNESPRGAELLRRAASQAEANPREAARLYQEVLDDAWQQLAPLGSRHPDQFLSLRNLALEGLLAEPIVLERYQQTQSGQAQRELDAGSLELVAIRRPMTSAGLEAMLRLAESAIDHGAFDSARYWLDQSESHPNQTDRTIRHAAYLLGVAARFQSDTEVLENVIEKLQTDPEATPLRNALINLKNEPLKQSVSISSSPLEQNTSGDMNALVGMPMWSFPLIESLYQRRKATSNRRSNERQKIQTNTVAPTVHGELVLINQGTIIQALNRFNGEEVWRFRNDSNRSIASASDAPLDLNAIAVEGSSLVTYTGHAHARVRSNPSNIICLDTQTGAFKWWVNLELLSPSETFDGLFPIGAPLIKEGTVYVLARKVSRQYLASCFIVALELNSGVLKWSSYIGSSGSLRNRSAWPASLLTYDNGTLFVASPVGVIASLSATTGQINWLHRSEVPVSQGTSITGMVPWNMAQPIVAGDRIIALSPDRNWVFEFDRLSGDLIQTKGALVSSSLAEPQYLLANDDRLYSVGKNVRAFSIDDYNKPLWQYPPRGPFIDNPVVLTGRVVLADDALVIPTSAGIAILDPTTGDEIQLVNHALSGHPLVVDSQLLIATDDAVHSYLSDAQAELLLRRSLARSPENPKPAIMLVQLGYRTNRLELMEEATALALKAITIAGLYNERLSDQAQDQLTTVLLEIAAGNALKTGDTEPPTPEILANLEVARATAFRLLSTVIQSASQRVAFALAYGDWLKFDDPAAAVDSYASILRDPDLRRQWVWDRDVGRRGGSWATALLNNLIVSSGPEIRSILQERADKDPAADISNLTSMTPASLIKLARAFPFSQQGVQASMRASQLLIEQGAPRRAIGLLMLIGRSAKPADQTLIAAQALKLSQAMGWTELATMLQSDTQYVWNGGAYPTDGSIATTTSNELPEIGDVTPSTSASVLNGSIVAQDKNIFTESQNSLALLEQDNRIGLFDSTKKKMRWWVDKPASFSTDSSLSVLGITSSSSLLWESGEQPSAVLLSNETGLPIWKTAPLNGIFGGVVNLQRRSSTRLQHRSRDDRFDEKAMLPLVGKNDLMILQRSGQAVSLSLESGDHLWKTKDLLQHLLFAQRSSWGVTLVGDGPRPLTTEYPWSGRTWLVLVDSKTGHKFGEISLPNRETPLWVEAANASQVLIGAAEGIACVDIVTGDLLWFNRSPLAQSTTSASAVNRNAFAVFDSNRDLRMINLHTAQLSDSLQAPANRDWTSQDVIYSTARNGILYTMTQDRIIAFAGDGQVVGADFIADPRGFEAILQSRNGFIIPSLRPKNSNLRQAGLRIREANTRDYTYQFFQLTPDCRITDSFELPPLPTQGEYAIPIQGAVLFSTNKQTIVIDLPATQQ, from the coding sequence ATGACCTATCACTGGCCTCCAATTTCGAAACCCATATGGATTATGTTGGCGATCTTCATCATCGCCAAGCCTGGCCATGGGCAAGAAAACCCGGTCTATGTAAATGAATCTCCCCGTGGTGCCGAATTACTACGTCGAGCAGCATCTCAGGCAGAAGCCAATCCCCGGGAAGCAGCCCGCCTTTATCAAGAGGTTCTTGATGATGCTTGGCAGCAGCTGGCCCCACTTGGCAGTCGGCATCCGGATCAGTTTTTATCTTTGAGAAACCTCGCCCTTGAGGGACTTCTTGCTGAACCCATCGTCCTTGAGCGCTATCAACAAACCCAAAGTGGCCAAGCTCAAAGAGAACTCGATGCAGGATCTCTAGAGTTGGTCGCCATCAGGCGACCGATGACCTCCGCTGGCCTTGAAGCGATGTTACGTCTCGCAGAATCTGCGATTGATCATGGCGCATTCGATTCGGCTCGATACTGGCTTGATCAATCTGAGTCACATCCCAACCAAACAGATCGAACCATTCGACATGCTGCATATCTTCTGGGTGTGGCTGCCCGGTTTCAATCAGATACAGAGGTTCTTGAAAATGTAATTGAAAAGCTCCAAACTGATCCTGAGGCAACACCCCTTCGAAATGCTTTGATCAACCTTAAGAATGAGCCACTTAAACAGTCTGTTTCGATATCGTCTTCACCACTCGAACAAAACACGTCTGGTGATATGAATGCACTTGTTGGCATGCCGATGTGGTCGTTTCCTCTTATTGAATCGCTGTACCAACGTCGCAAGGCAACATCCAATCGCCGATCGAATGAACGACAAAAGATACAGACCAATACCGTTGCACCCACCGTCCACGGCGAGCTGGTACTGATCAACCAAGGAACGATCATTCAAGCCCTTAACCGCTTTAACGGAGAAGAGGTATGGCGATTCCGAAACGATAGCAATCGGTCAATTGCAAGTGCATCCGACGCACCGTTGGATTTAAACGCCATTGCTGTTGAGGGCTCTAGTCTCGTGACCTACACGGGACATGCCCATGCCAGAGTACGATCAAATCCATCGAACATTATCTGCCTTGACACTCAGACTGGCGCTTTCAAATGGTGGGTCAATCTAGAGCTCTTGAGTCCAAGCGAGACCTTTGACGGACTCTTTCCTATCGGCGCCCCGCTCATCAAAGAAGGCACCGTTTATGTTCTCGCCCGAAAAGTCAGTCGGCAATACCTTGCAAGTTGTTTTATAGTCGCCCTGGAGCTTAACAGTGGTGTCCTTAAGTGGAGCTCTTATATTGGCTCAAGCGGTAGTCTTCGCAATCGCTCGGCATGGCCTGCATCACTTTTGACGTATGACAATGGAACACTCTTTGTTGCGAGTCCAGTGGGCGTTATTGCCAGCCTAAGTGCGACAACTGGCCAGATTAATTGGCTTCATCGATCTGAGGTACCAGTCTCACAAGGAACATCAATCACAGGCATGGTCCCGTGGAATATGGCCCAGCCAATTGTGGCTGGGGATCGGATCATTGCATTGTCACCCGATCGCAACTGGGTTTTTGAATTCGATCGCTTAAGCGGCGATCTGATCCAAACAAAAGGCGCCTTGGTTTCTAGCTCTCTCGCAGAACCACAATACCTTCTAGCAAATGATGATCGACTGTATTCGGTTGGCAAAAATGTAAGAGCTTTTTCAATTGACGATTACAATAAGCCACTTTGGCAGTACCCGCCTCGCGGTCCATTTATAGACAATCCAGTTGTGTTAACTGGCCGGGTTGTTCTTGCTGATGACGCTTTGGTGATCCCAACAAGCGCCGGTATTGCCATACTTGATCCAACAACTGGTGATGAGATACAACTTGTTAATCATGCACTCAGTGGCCATCCGCTTGTTGTTGATAGCCAACTACTCATTGCCACAGACGACGCGGTTCATTCTTATCTCTCTGATGCTCAAGCAGAACTCCTACTGCGCCGCAGCCTTGCCCGATCACCGGAGAATCCAAAACCAGCAATCATGTTGGTACAGCTGGGCTATCGGACAAATCGACTAGAGCTTATGGAGGAAGCGACTGCGCTCGCATTGAAAGCAATCACAATCGCTGGACTCTATAACGAACGCCTCTCCGATCAAGCTCAGGATCAGCTCACGACCGTTCTTCTCGAAATTGCGGCCGGCAACGCTCTCAAGACGGGCGACACTGAGCCGCCAACACCAGAGATACTTGCCAATCTTGAAGTAGCTCGTGCCACTGCATTTCGTTTACTCAGTACCGTGATCCAATCTGCGAGCCAGCGTGTCGCATTCGCCCTTGCTTATGGCGATTGGCTCAAATTTGATGATCCAGCCGCCGCCGTAGATTCATACGCCTCCATTCTTCGAGATCCGGATTTGCGGCGACAATGGGTTTGGGATCGCGATGTCGGGCGACGTGGTGGCAGCTGGGCAACAGCACTCCTTAACAATTTGATCGTTTCCAGCGGGCCCGAGATTCGGAGCATTCTTCAAGAAAGAGCAGACAAAGACCCCGCTGCAGATATTTCCAATCTCACTTCGATGACACCTGCGTCCTTAATCAAACTCGCTCGGGCATTTCCATTCTCCCAACAGGGCGTTCAAGCGAGCATGCGAGCATCTCAATTACTGATCGAGCAAGGTGCCCCGCGAAGAGCCATTGGATTACTGATGTTGATTGGTCGATCAGCAAAGCCGGCTGATCAAACTCTTATTGCTGCACAAGCACTCAAGTTATCTCAAGCGATGGGCTGGACTGAACTCGCCACGATGCTGCAATCTGATACACAATATGTATGGAATGGCGGCGCCTATCCAACAGATGGATCCATCGCCACTACAACCTCTAATGAGTTGCCTGAAATCGGTGATGTCACTCCGAGCACTTCGGCCAGCGTCCTCAATGGTTCTATTGTTGCTCAAGACAAAAACATCTTCACTGAAAGTCAAAATTCGCTTGCTCTCCTGGAACAAGACAATCGCATTGGGTTATTTGATTCAACGAAAAAGAAGATGAGATGGTGGGTTGATAAACCTGCCTCTTTCTCGACAGATAGTAGCCTCTCTGTTTTAGGAATCACAAGTTCAAGCTCACTTCTTTGGGAGTCAGGAGAGCAACCTTCGGCCGTTCTTCTAAGTAACGAAACCGGACTTCCAATCTGGAAAACGGCTCCACTCAACGGAATATTTGGTGGCGTCGTCAATCTTCAAAGACGCTCATCAACCAGACTTCAACATAGATCAAGAGACGATCGATTCGACGAAAAGGCCATGCTTCCATTAGTCGGCAAAAATGATCTCATGATTCTCCAGAGAAGTGGACAAGCTGTTTCATTGAGCCTGGAATCTGGCGATCACCTTTGGAAAACAAAAGACCTTTTACAACATTTGCTCTTCGCCCAACGTTCATCATGGGGCGTCACACTGGTTGGCGATGGGCCACGCCCACTTACAACTGAGTATCCCTGGTCCGGTCGTACTTGGCTTGTCTTAGTTGATTCGAAAACGGGTCATAAGTTCGGAGAGATTTCCTTGCCGAACCGAGAAACTCCGCTGTGGGTTGAGGCAGCGAATGCGTCGCAGGTCTTAATTGGTGCCGCCGAGGGCATTGCCTGTGTGGACATCGTGACAGGCGACTTGCTTTGGTTCAATCGAAGCCCGCTCGCTCAATCAACAACATCTGCCTCAGCAGTCAACCGCAATGCGTTTGCTGTTTTTGATTCCAATCGTGATCTGCGCATGATCAATCTTCACACCGCACAGTTAAGCGACTCACTTCAGGCTCCCGCGAATCGCGACTGGACCTCCCAAGATGTGATTTACTCGACTGCAAGGAATGGAATCCTTTACACGATGACCCAAGATCGAATCATTGCATTTGCCGGCGATGGCCAAGTGGTTGGCGCAGATTTTATTGCCGACCCTCGTGGCTTTGAAGCTATTCTCCAGTCACGCAACGGTTTTATCATTCCCAGCCTCCGACCCAAAAACAGCAACTTGCGACAAGCTGGATTGCGAATAAGAGAGGCCAATACGCGCGACTACACATATCAGTTTTTCCAACTGACACCTGACTGTCGTATCACTGATTCTTTTGAGCTACCACCCCTACCAACACAAGGGGAGTATGCCATCCCTATTCAGGGAGCAGTGCTATTCTCTACAAACAAACAGACCATCGTCATTGATCTACCTGCTACTCAGCAATGA
- the lpxA gene encoding acyl-ACP--UDP-N-acetylglucosamine O-acyltransferase produces the protein MSGVHPTAIIDSSAKIHESAEIGPYCAIGPQVEVGEGSVLINHVCVQGWTSIGKGNLIYPFAVIGADPQDRKYRGEQAVCEIGDNNCIREHVTIHRGTANGGGVTRVGNDNLIMVAAHIAHDCIVSDETIIANQVMLAGHVHINDGASIGGGAGIHHFTTVGCYSFIGGLARIARDVPPFMIVEGNPADVRAVNTIAMTRRGFSADEVDAVKDAFRRLYKDNGKAMQDRIGVVLAEHATVKPVVQLCESIAASINGVHGRAMELSRQDDKRAVDKMAAGATLAHQVQSKDQDSQ, from the coding sequence ATGTCCGGCGTGCACCCAACAGCCATCATCGATTCTTCAGCAAAGATCCATGAGTCTGCAGAGATAGGACCTTACTGTGCCATTGGGCCTCAGGTTGAGGTAGGCGAGGGATCTGTACTCATAAACCATGTCTGCGTCCAGGGGTGGACGAGCATTGGTAAAGGAAATCTGATTTATCCGTTTGCAGTCATTGGTGCAGATCCACAGGACCGAAAGTACCGTGGTGAGCAAGCGGTATGTGAGATCGGTGACAACAACTGTATTCGAGAGCATGTCACCATTCATCGGGGTACGGCTAACGGTGGCGGCGTTACACGCGTTGGAAATGACAATCTCATAATGGTTGCCGCACACATTGCACATGATTGTATTGTTTCTGATGAGACAATTATTGCGAACCAAGTCATGTTAGCCGGGCATGTGCATATCAATGATGGAGCCAGCATTGGTGGAGGTGCAGGAATACATCACTTCACCACTGTCGGTTGCTACAGCTTTATTGGTGGTCTTGCGAGGATCGCTCGTGATGTGCCACCATTTATGATCGTTGAAGGAAACCCTGCAGATGTTCGAGCTGTGAATACGATTGCGATGACGCGTCGTGGTTTTAGCGCTGATGAGGTAGATGCTGTCAAAGACGCGTTCCGTCGTCTCTATAAAGACAATGGTAAAGCGATGCAGGATCGCATTGGGGTTGTTCTGGCAGAGCATGCAACTGTAAAACCTGTTGTCCAACTGTGTGAATCAATAGCTGCATCCATCAACGGAGTTCATGGCCGAGCTATGGAGTTGAGCAGGCAGGACGATAAGCGTGCAGTGGATAAGATGGCCGCTGGGGCAACCCTTGCCCATCAAGTGCAATCTAAAGATCAAGATAGCCAGTGA
- the lpxC gene encoding UDP-3-O-acyl-N-acetylglucosamine deacetylase — MMSLGKKSKQDTEPANVPQQHTLRGEVQVSGIGLLLGEPVNVAIQPAPEGHGIVFERVDQDPPIQIPATIDNVTQRARRTTLRRGDVTIETVEHCMSALAGLRIDNALIRIDGPELPCGDGSALPFVEPILEVGIEAQDSPRRVLKVSSPIMVKDGDAMIAAFPSDAAEFEVVFDLDYGDNTHRIKRQTQAFALRNGNFAEDISPARTYSLKEEAQALWDQGMCRHLSPKDVLVIGDDGPIENSYRFENEPVRHKIVDLLGDLYLSGAEIHGKFVAHKSGHSLNRRMCGQLVEQAQSHHYAELARGGRAMDIRTIQRLMPHRYPMLLVDRVLELDGDRRAVGVKNVTINEPFFVGHYPAAPIMPGVLLVEAMAQLGGLLVSQKLEHTGKIAILLSLDRVKLRKPVIPGDQVILEAEAIRAKATTANVKCRALVGNSVVAEAQVRFMLVDPDSA; from the coding sequence ATGATGTCGCTGGGTAAGAAAAGTAAGCAAGATACCGAACCGGCCAACGTTCCTCAGCAACACACGTTGCGGGGAGAAGTGCAGGTGTCTGGTATTGGGTTGCTTCTCGGTGAGCCAGTCAATGTGGCTATTCAACCAGCGCCAGAAGGTCATGGAATTGTGTTCGAGCGAGTCGATCAAGATCCGCCAATTCAAATACCCGCAACGATTGACAATGTCACTCAGAGAGCTCGGCGTACGACGCTTCGACGCGGAGATGTGACGATTGAAACAGTTGAGCACTGTATGTCTGCGCTTGCTGGCCTGCGTATCGATAACGCCTTGATACGTATAGATGGCCCAGAACTTCCTTGTGGGGATGGTTCGGCTCTACCATTTGTTGAGCCTATTCTTGAAGTTGGGATCGAAGCTCAAGACTCACCGCGAAGAGTTCTCAAAGTAAGCAGTCCGATCATGGTGAAGGATGGCGATGCAATGATCGCGGCATTCCCAAGTGATGCTGCAGAATTCGAAGTTGTCTTTGATCTTGATTACGGTGACAACACGCACAGGATTAAGAGACAAACGCAAGCATTTGCTCTTCGCAATGGCAACTTCGCGGAAGATATATCGCCCGCTCGGACTTACAGCTTGAAGGAAGAAGCTCAAGCACTCTGGGATCAAGGAATGTGTCGTCATCTCTCTCCCAAGGATGTCTTGGTCATTGGTGATGACGGGCCGATCGAAAATAGCTATCGATTTGAGAACGAGCCGGTTCGCCACAAGATTGTGGACTTGCTCGGGGATCTTTATTTGAGTGGTGCGGAGATTCACGGAAAATTTGTCGCCCACAAATCTGGTCATAGTCTCAATCGACGAATGTGTGGGCAGCTCGTAGAACAAGCTCAGAGCCATCACTATGCAGAGTTAGCTCGCGGTGGCCGAGCAATGGATATCAGAACCATTCAGCGGTTGATGCCTCATCGATACCCCATGCTATTAGTTGACCGAGTACTGGAGCTTGATGGCGACCGACGGGCCGTTGGGGTCAAGAATGTCACCATTAATGAGCCGTTTTTTGTGGGTCACTACCCAGCGGCACCTATTATGCCCGGCGTTCTTCTGGTTGAAGCAATGGCTCAATTAGGAGGTTTGTTGGTCAGTCAGAAACTCGAGCATACTGGTAAGATTGCGATATTACTCAGTTTAGATCGGGTTAAGTTACGCAAGCCGGTGATACCTGGAGATCAGGTTATCCTAGAGGCAGAGGCAATACGGGCCAAAGCCACGACTGCGAACGTTAAGTGTCGAGCGCTCGTGGGTAATTCTGTTGTTGCTGAAGCTCAGGTCCGGTTCATGTTGGTGGATCCTGATAGCGCATGA
- the lpxD gene encoding UDP-3-O-(3-hydroxymyristoyl)glucosamine N-acyltransferase: MTLMTTQTTTSQFTAASLAERLGGKVIGDGSLVITGLMGVDEAQAGDATLVSDSQYVTRWHDSNASACVVSESISMDAPPSHKAHIVVPDAELAMADLLSLFAPPAEYLAEGIDPSAVVDSTVQLGEGVSIGPGVVLGRGVKIGDRTRIFGGVQVYSEAMIGDDCEIHSNTVIRSRCEIGNRVILHQCVAVGADGFGFRPATDGTGLVKMPHIGSVRIEDDVEIGANSCIDRGKFGATVIGAGTKLDNLVQIGHNVQVGRCCVICGQVGVAGSVHIGDGVMIGAQAGITGHLDIEDGAMVGAQAGVIRNVVAGDPVHGTPAQSTRVVKRQILSVMKLPDFMRRVEKHIKKSEADDVAG, from the coding sequence ATGACATTAATGACTACCCAAACCACCACAAGCCAATTTACTGCAGCATCTCTCGCCGAAAGACTTGGCGGAAAAGTAATCGGTGATGGCAGTCTGGTTATTACTGGTCTTATGGGTGTAGATGAAGCCCAGGCTGGTGATGCCACCCTGGTCAGTGATTCGCAATATGTCACCCGCTGGCATGATTCCAACGCATCGGCCTGTGTTGTATCAGAATCCATTTCGATGGACGCGCCGCCGAGCCATAAGGCACACATTGTGGTGCCTGATGCCGAACTGGCGATGGCCGATTTGTTGTCATTGTTCGCTCCGCCTGCGGAATACCTTGCAGAAGGTATAGACCCATCTGCTGTTGTTGATTCAACCGTTCAACTGGGTGAAGGTGTTTCTATTGGGCCGGGTGTTGTGCTCGGGCGTGGTGTAAAAATAGGTGATCGCACGCGTATCTTTGGTGGAGTACAGGTCTACAGCGAAGCGATGATTGGCGATGATTGTGAAATTCACAGTAACACCGTGATACGATCTCGTTGTGAGATTGGTAACCGTGTCATTCTTCATCAATGCGTGGCTGTTGGTGCGGATGGTTTCGGTTTTCGGCCAGCAACTGATGGAACAGGGTTGGTCAAGATGCCACATATTGGCAGCGTGCGTATTGAAGACGATGTGGAAATTGGCGCAAATAGCTGTATCGACCGAGGTAAGTTTGGAGCAACCGTTATTGGAGCAGGAACCAAACTCGATAATCTGGTGCAGATTGGCCACAACGTTCAGGTTGGTCGATGTTGCGTGATTTGTGGTCAGGTTGGCGTTGCTGGTTCGGTGCACATTGGTGATGGTGTGATGATTGGCGCTCAAGCTGGAATCACCGGTCATCTGGATATCGAAGACGGCGCCATGGTGGGCGCTCAGGCGGGCGTCATTCGTAATGTTGTTGCAGGTGATCCAGTGCATGGCACTCCGGCGCAGAGCACTCGTGTTGTTAAGCGACAGATACTGAGCGTGATGAAACTTCCCGACTTTATGCGACGAGTGGAAAAACACATTAAGAAATCAGAGGCCGATGATGTCGCTGGGTAA
- a CDS encoding OmpH family outer membrane protein, with the protein MLTSRAKFSCPVSIMVILMTLVGLTAYESFAIRNTLKAAPIAAGVVNLEVVFAGLTERAQADANLQQMADALQVDGEQQGQLIKDLAADLEDYPPGSDKYQQVLEEYSLKTLEYQAFMEFSRQKISIEKSLIYKRIYQSIRDSAAEIAKEDGYQLILVDDGVGDLPPVAEAEMVRQISARKVLYADATIDLTEKLLARMNQAASSATPSP; encoded by the coding sequence ATGCTGACCAGCCGTGCTAAATTCTCCTGCCCAGTCTCCATAATGGTCATTTTAATGACCTTGGTTGGGCTCACTGCCTATGAATCGTTTGCGATTCGCAACACCCTCAAGGCGGCTCCAATTGCAGCAGGCGTGGTCAATCTTGAAGTCGTCTTCGCTGGACTCACAGAAAGAGCTCAGGCAGATGCAAATCTACAGCAAATGGCTGATGCGCTTCAGGTTGACGGTGAACAACAAGGTCAATTGATTAAAGATCTTGCTGCAGACCTTGAAGATTATCCACCTGGCTCTGACAAGTACCAACAAGTGCTTGAAGAGTACTCACTTAAGACTCTAGAGTATCAAGCATTCATGGAGTTTAGCCGACAGAAGATTTCAATTGAAAAATCATTGATATACAAAAGGATCTATCAATCTATTCGTGATTCTGCAGCTGAAATTGCCAAAGAGGATGGATATCAATTAATCCTTGTTGATGATGGTGTTGGCGACTTGCCACCGGTTGCAGAAGCGGAGATGGTTCGACAGATCTCGGCTCGTAAAGTCTTGTACGCCGATGCAACGATCGACCTTACTGAGAAGTTATTGGCGAGAATGAATCAAGCAGCCTCTTCTGCCACACCTTCTCCATGA